A window of Aricia agestis chromosome 3, ilAriAges1.1, whole genome shotgun sequence contains these coding sequences:
- the LOC121725777 gene encoding uncharacterized protein LOC121725777, with protein MLNKTIDECTANDLKNKIEHDQFLKMLYKRFNEQFQLTYNWQNIYQDKKFLEVFFSFMKNQGPKTSCYREILAHIFNINIRIYTANNEKIFTLLDNHNGSSSSIIYFLYNDGKFSEIDINSEYLNLNKNRENMDNIFFKILSDIYALNSTNALLEYFENFDVTLSKQDVQLNQIRQENLNEQKEIDEISEFFSIYEREQIKSNLQKIASNLIGHSGIIHIILQRFQYEGRYVSIKEIRYLVNVILSSHLNNEKLENKISWIIATVNQSNWIAELILIELESFFKKRLDKTSEIQMYLTKINPDILIIFGIKLYKYQQQNVFMSSLYVEDTLYLLSNIEYAYTNLEHIELSEWLYILKEYYWINKINKLFKWNRNDLESVPYYILSLDNMFGMSVISEFLDVLASKNILKIQDINTFDGILQNFVDERWNLGIEEMNQLRSTNSLSEWVAILDNKFYASDTERNGEQLVNLIKGNSNTSKHVLELLPKILNILYSVNNNKYFVDNVDVRNMTENDIIKYAQQIQSYKKKDIEFEQLLSVINRAIELKRNFQLRDTQKLTIMSLLLNENNTLAQVATGEGKSLIVVAISIMKALNGEKVDIVTSSSVLAMRDAVINEDIYDLFNVRVGHNCSEVIKNRKETYSTSKVIYGDLSNFQRDYLLDRFYGENILGDHDFCNIIIDEVDSMLLDKGNNTIYLSHDIAGLDKLESVYVYIWCNVNRPMQDATNISEFMNISKIKESILSDMFGILKKSDIEKLDREIDEIKKIKIWNFLVNNEIIERNGRLIAQNMSNVNLDKLPTDLLYLKEQIMYMLRECIERQRFIYVPKYLNNFIEKHLESWIESAFAAFYMTAGHDYVVDVDRTKTISDGNPIITIIDRATGTDQISAQWDNALHQFLQLKHGCKLTMQSLKAVFISNVSYFKLYRKLYGLTGTLGSERERNLLKEVHMVDFVTVPTAKSKQFHECIPIVCKNKEIWIKNIHNEVETVVNKEMRSILIICQYVEDVELIQKSLTNKGIQNIYTYTRDYEEFDIARGIKKLRRSQIIIATNLAGRGTDIILTDHLRLNGGLHVCLTYLPTNTRIERQAFGRAARSGDKGTGRLIFVDGSYEGSVTCKVWNLKKERDLEEVNRISSINVEYNNKIKNEEKCFDKFKKLFEKIKNHLTTSNIAPEVKSILLQCCLDNWAFWLDDKTCDKFTEDYGNLNESFKLFYDHLDNLTCDLTRVGVSEFITQKCYDLVKQNPIAMVILGKYFLTQNNFEQALALFNTVIKNETNFSEAAHYYKAFTISKQINWEYLETLPQIRLLVPFAPDITKNERKLFKDALLKSAKLFKDQAERLLYNATMIDKIKENYPDSIIQIEAYTQQQQIFSNFYNMFVKSVDDILGNPVTYQNFSSIDINEQQAQDVYDKLLEEGFLNQTKLKRSVNEMQLDPICRDFGISSKVLHSFLDRYKNQYFDVKVFIKDLKNHIHLPSCGNFWSILLEQGIIFKEVKYVIVDEIILHNTDPSFLDLLTKKISSGNIRTFDDKPFNDSDSTKTIFLSGICIKEQKNKNNLILYKNELKSLNPSKYSILKKKGALTFNKMAYIDTTKITGANFEQHDSIVLEDFNKIKINKEQATELLFELSSEGIIEEKRRNKNQFVHKLKVQYEKIFEIKLKSREIYKSNVIGLLLSCFAYRIAIQKLQRQLLEKEQNVCIQLMTKPHYALFYELIEQNIIKNVKVTNKRTITEECVKNVFGLPISKEKFIQTLNNSGIVPIGKAPELFDDLVRANWLKHCNVFGQVLHGKLYEVTPFDGNQQALNYDFQPFQESLKIFLNHKSILGNENSIRSLTKTLNQLKSSIKSLSVPDNTLKPLAEICGSNKFSNVDELHIMSLNGLDHIQQFEEKKHTVKMLISTAVVFGFGLIQLAVGVIILYYSMGFMTHIGSILISEGISDMLYSTSAYRSGYFSWNDYLNHKIKSLIFSAITVGVGAIFSWGVRYSRFGYKLFGPALQETCGKELVKKTGTMAIVKSISVEALKGISICAANYGADALIDRHLKSFCENVGSAIRTNIETQVDSNKLSSRLETVYKIYGSSKAKKALSEITDSFFHNHNIGNNMLPTAMKISNSIVKGVKEAANKEKLVGSRALFTVNIIGKILVWSNRANDLYKIKNITEHFIDNLCKEIDEKLIKTKDIQESSSEDGKFCQEQYYDFKKEITENWKHILRQQSGQVISQNIISPILEDCLHELIKFCGKKIKDIYRFTKEKSLEAKLRELRQQFKKDLTEAKTKLVTAGTETEKAITDQYHANVLKLLAETKNPHLFATMILENIPMDLTCALTSGPVIEAVLKERGIVKPGLSIVFNTAEGIKQEVLIGPKSANKQTIVLELINNHYQISGINNSSNSNLESPQNDCLYQALTEVIPELRELGPNNFRTAMAKQIIENPEIRCHIENGWHRYPIRLKLYGGAKKNNRQRVSRREDPESTEQSDLIKDPAAHLYDRFIRLFRFAGTAQRISTDIAIPRENVVREGASEYQDRNSKLGREYHAAHVIRATIDTSVDPQRHAEAFVELRNILGHTQIVPRFANEYHGIGGVIDDIEGDALRMASFCNFASDLRSNTEILNGVKKMFVDNIKDFLRDSDRLTESNRRDIERSLGRIWKTSPREMYKSGRDGFTGKYRYAYM; from the coding sequence ATGTTAAACAAAACCATTGATGAGTGTACAGCGAatgacttaaaaaataaaatagaacatgatcaatttttaaaaatgttatataaacGGTTTAACGAACAATTTCAATTGACTTACAATTGGCAGAATATTTATCAAGATAAAAAATTTTTGGAAGTTTTTTTCAGTTTCATGAAGAATCAAGGTCCAAAAACAAGTTGCTATAGAGAAATTTTAgcacatatttttaatataaatatcagAATATACACAgcaaataatgaaaaaatatttactttactcGACAATCATAATGGTTCATCGTCTagcattatttatttcttatataaTGACGGAAAGTTTTCGGAAATAGACATCAATTCAGAATaccttaatttaaacaaaaatcgGGAAAACATGGACaacattttctttaaaataCTGTCAGATATTTACGCTTTAAATAGTACAAATGCACTTTTAgaatattttgaaaactttGATGTCACGTTAAGTAAACAAGATGTGCAGCTAAATCAAATAAGACAAGAAAACTTGAACGAACAGAAAGAAATTGACGAAATAAGTGAGTTCTTTTCAATATACGAAAGagaacaaatcaaatcaaatttacAGAAAATTGCATCCAATTTAATAGGACATTCAGGGATAATTCACATAATTTTACAGAGATTTCAATACGAAGGAAGATATGTGTCTATTAAGGAGATTCGTTATCtagttaatgttattttaagttCACACTTAAATAACGAAAaactagaaaataaaatatcttggaTTATAGCAACCGTAAATCAGAGTAATTGGATAGCTGAACTAATATTGATCGAGCTTGAATCATTTTTTAAGAAAAGATTAGACAAGACATCAGAAATTCAAATGtatttaactaaaataaatcCAGATATTTTAATCATATTTGGTATCAAGTTGTATAAATATCAacaacaaaatgtatttatgtCTTCACTGTATGTGGAAGACACTTTGTATCTGCTCAGCAATATTGAGTATGCTTACACTAATTTAGAACATATTGAACTAAGTGAGTGGCTTTACATTCTTAAAGAATATTACTggataaacaaaataaacaaattattcaAATGGAATCGAAACGACTTGGAAAGCGTTCCGTACTATATATTGTCTTTGGATAATATGTTTGGAATGTCAGTGATTTCCGAGTTTTTAGACGTATTAgcttcaaaaaatatattaaaaatacaggATATTAACACTTTCGACGGTATTCTACAAAATTTTGTTGACGAGAGATGGAATCTGGGTATTGAAGAAATGAATCAATTACGATCTACTAATAGCCTATCAGAGTGGGTTGCAATATTAGATAACAAATTTTACGCATCAGATACTGAACGCAACGGAGAGCAGCTTGTGAACttaataaaaggaaattctAATACATCTAAACATGTATTAGAGCTCTTGCCGAAAATTCTTAATATTCTCTACAGCGTAAAcaacaacaaatattttgtggATAATGTTGATGTGAGGAATATGACTgaaaatgatataataaaatatgcgcAACAAAtacaaagttacaaaaaaaagGATATAGAATTCGAACAGTTGCTTAGTGTTATAAATAGGGCTATTGAATTAAAAAGGAACTTTCAATTACGCGACACGCAAAAGCTGACAATAATGTCTCTCTTATTGAATGAAAATAATACATTAGCCCAAGTTGCAACTGGAGAGGGAAAGTCATTAATTGTAGTAGCTATTTCTATTATGAAAGCTTTGAATGGAGAAAAGGTGGACATCGTTACAAGTTCATCAGTTTTAGCAATGCGGGACGCAGTTATTAATGAAGATATATATGATTTGTTTAATGTTAGGGTAGGACATAACTGTAGCGAAGTAATAAAAAATCGTAAAGAGACATATTCTACGAGTAAAGTAATATACGGTGACTTGTCTAATTTTCAAAGAGATTATTTGTTGGATAGGTTTTATGGAGAAAATATTTTAGGTGACCACgacttttgtaatataattattgatgaGGTTGATAGCATGTTACTTGATAAAGGAAACAATACTATTTACTTATCACATGATATCGCAGGCTTAGATAAGTTAGAATCGGTTTATGTTTATATATGGTGCAACGTCAATAGGCCTATGCAGGATGCAACAAATATTTCTGAATTTATGAACATCTCAAAAATAAAAGAGTCGATTTTAAGTGATATGTTTGGGATACTTAAGAAAAGTGATATTGAGAAACTTGATAGAGAAATAGACGAAATCAAAAAAATAAAGATCTGGAATTTCCttgtaaataatgaaataattgaACGTAACGGGCGGCTAATAGCACAAAATATGAGCAATGTTAATTTGGATAAACTTCCAACTGACTTATTATATTTGAAGGAGCAAATCATGTATATGTTAAGAGAATGCATTGAAAGGCAGCGTTTTATTTATGTTCCTAAATATCTGAACAATTTCATTGAGAAACATTTAGAATCTTGGATTGAGAGTGCCTTTGCCGCTTTCTATATGACGGCTGGACATGATTACGTTGTGGATGTTGATAGAACTAAAACAATTTCAGATGGAAATCCAATCATCACAATAATTGATAGGGCCACTGGGACAGATCAAATTAGCGCCCAATGGGATAACGCCTTACATCAATTTTTACAACTCAAACATGGTTGCAAACTAACAATGCAAAGTTTAAAAGcagtttttatttcaaatgtgtcttattttaaattatacagAAAATTATATGGATTAACTGGTACTTTAGGATCAGAGCGTGAGAGAAACTTACTAAAGGAAGTTCATATGGTAGACTTTGTGACTGTCCCGACAGCCAAATCAAAACAATTTCATGAGTGTATTCCAAttgtttgtaaaaataaagaaatatggataaaaaatatacataacgaAGTTGAAACGGTTGTTAACAAGGAAATGAGATCGATACTTATAATTTGTCAGTATGTAGAAGACGTCGAACTAATACAAAAAAGTCTTACTAACAAAGggattcaaaatatttatacatataCAAGAGATTATGAGGAGTTCGATATTGCACGTGGCATCAAAAAGTTACGAAGAAGCCAAATTATTATAGCGACTAATCTCGCTGGACGGGGTACTGATATAATTTTAACAGATCACTTAAGATTGAATGGGGGATTACATGTCTGCTTAACGTATCTACCTACAAATACTCGTATCGAAAGACAAGCATTTGGGCGAGCAGCAAGAAGTGGCGATAAAGGAACCGGAAGACTTATATTTGTCGATGGGAGTTATGAAGGTAGCGTTACATGCAAAGTATGGAATTTAAAAAAGGAACGAGATTTGGAAGAAGTAAACAGAATATCTTCAATCAATGTCgagtacaataataaaattaaaaacgaagaaaagtgttttgataaatttaaaaaactattcgaaaaaattaaaaatcatttaactACTTCAAATATAGCACCGGAAGTTAAATCTATTTTGTTGCAGTGTTGCTTAGATAATTGGGCTTTTTGGCTTGATGACAAAACGTGTGATAAATTTACAGAAGATTATGGGAATTTAAATgaatcttttaaattattttatgatcACTTGGATAATCTTACATGTGACTTAACACGTGTAGGTGTTAGTGaatttattacacaaaaatgttacGATTTGGTTAAACAGAATCCGATAGCAATGgtaattttaggaaaatatttCCTGACACAAAATAATTTCGAGCAAGCACTTGCTCTATTTAATACGGTTATAAAAAATGAGACGAACTTTTCAGAGGCAGCACATTATTATAAAGCATTTACAATTTCCAAACAAATAAACTGGGAATATTTGGAGACCTTACCACAGATTCGTCTTCTCGTGCCTTTTGCTCCAGACATAACCAAGAACGAACGCAAATTATTTAAAGATGCATTACTAAAATCTGCAAAGTTGTTCAAAGATCAAGCTGAGCGCTTATTATATAATGCAACAATGATTgacaaaattaaagaaaacTATCCAGACAGTATTATACAAATTGAAGCCTATACGCAACAGCAGCAAATATTTAGCAATTTTTACAATATGTTTGTGAAGTCAGTAGATGATATCCTTGGTAATCCAGTTACGTATCAAAATTTTTCAAGTATTGATATTAATGAGCAACAGGCACAAGATGTGTACGATAAATTATTAGAAGAAGGTTTTCTTAATCAAACAAAGCTAAAAAGAAGTGTAAACGAGATGCAACTAGATCCCATATGCCGAGATTTTGGTATTTCTTCTAAAGTATTGCATAGTTTTTTGGACAGatataaaaatcaatattttgacGTAAAAGTCTTCATTAAAGATCTAAAAAATCATATACATTTGCCCAGTTGTGGTAACTTTTGGTCAATTTTACTAGAACAAGGAATAATATTCAAAGAAGTAAAGTATGTCATTGttgatgaaataatattacataacacAGATCCATCTTTTTTGGATTTGCTAaccaaaaaaatttcatctgGTAACATTCGAACATTTGACGATAAACCTTTCAATGACAGTGACTCCACAAAAACTATTTTCTTAAGTGGTATTTGTATcaaagaacaaaaaaataagaataatttaattttatataaaaatgaactGAAATCTCTAAATCCATCAAAGTATTCTATATTAAAAAAGAAAGGTGCCTTAACTTTTAACAAAATGGCATATATTGATACAACTAAAATAACTGGTGCAAATTTTGAACAACATGACTCGATTGTATTagaagattttaataaaattaaaataaataaagagcaGGCTACCGAATTATTATTCGAATTAAGCAGTGAGGGTATtatagaagaaaaaagaagGAATAAAAATCAATTTGTGCATAAACTAAAAGTAcaatatgaaaaaatttttgaaataaaacttaaatCGAGAGAAATTTATAAAAGTAACGTCATAGGATTATTACTTTCATGTTTTGCTTATAGAATAGCTATTCAAAAACTACAAAGACAATTACTTGAGAAAGAGCAAAATGTTTGCATTCAACTGATGACTAAACCACATTACGCCCTTTTTTACGAATTGATTGAACAAAACATTATAAAGAATGTTAAAGTGACAAACAAAAGAACTATTACAGAAGAATGCGTGAAAAATGTATTTGGTTTACCAatttcaaaagaaaaatttattcAAACACTCAATAACAGCGGCATCGTTCCTATAGGGAAAGCGCCTGAACTTTTCGATGATTTGGTCCGTGCAAATTGGTTAAAACATTGCAATGTTTTCGGGCAGGTCTTACATGGAAAACTTTACGAAGTAACCCCGTTTGACGGAAATCAACAAgctttaaattatgatttcCAACCATTTCAAGaatccttaaaaatatttttaaatcataaatCCATATTAGGAAATGAAAACTCGATAAGATCATTAACGAaaactttgaatcaattaaaaagttCAATAAAATCTCTGTCTGTCCCTGATAATACTCTCAAACCTCTTGCAGAAATATGTGGTtcgaataaattttcaaatgTAGACGAGTTGCATATTATGTCTCTGAATGGTTTAGACCACATACAGCAATTCGAAGAGAAAAAGCATACAGTAAAAATGCTCATAAGTACAGCTGTTGTATTTGGTTTTGGATTAATTCAATTAGCCGTtggtgtcataatattatattattctatggGTTTTATGACTCATATAGGATCTATCTTAATTAGCGAAGGCATAAGTGATATGTTATATTCTACTAGCGCCTACAGATCTGGATACTTTAGTTGGAATGATTATCTTAATCacaaaattaaaagtttaatatttagTGCGATCACTGTAGGCGTGGGTGCCATATTTTCATGGGGAGTTCGTTATTCTCGTTTTGGATATAAACTCTTTGGGCCGGCTCTTCAAGAAACATGTGGGAAAGAGTTGGTTAAAAAAACAGGAACTATGGCTATTGTAAAAAGTATATCCGTCGAAGCTTTAAAGGGGATATCAATATGCGCAGCAAATTATGGTGCAGATGCGCTAATAGACAGACACCTGAAATCATTTTGTGAAAATGTCGGCTCTGCTATTAGAACAAATATTGAAACTCAAGTAGATAGCAATAAGCTATCAAGTAGATTAGAGACggtctacaaaatatatggtTCAAGTAAAGCAAAAAAGGCTTTAAGCGAAATAACTGACAGTTTCTTTCATAACCATAATATAGGCAACAATATGTTACCAACAGCCATGAAAATATCCAATAGTATTGTAAAAGGAGTCAAAGAAGCAGCAAATAAGGAAAAACTAGTTGGGTCACGTGCCTTGTTTACTGTTAATATTATTGGAAAAATTTTAGTTTGGTCAAACCGCGCTAATGATTTATACaagattaaaaatataactgaacattttatagataatttatgtaaagaaatagatgaaaaattaattaaaactaagGATATACAAGAAAGTTCTAGTGAGGATGGCAAATTTTGTCAAGAACAATACTATGActtcaaaaaagaaataacagaaAATTGGAAGCATATACTTCGTCAACAATCTGGACAAgtaatatcacaaaatattatatcaccCATACTTGAAGATTGTTTACACGAATTAATTAAGTTTTGTGGGAAAAAAATTAAGGACATATACAGATttactaaagaaaaaagtttagaAGCAAAGCTTAGGGAATTGCGACAACAGTTCAAGAAAGATTTAACAGAAGCTAAAACCAAACTAGTAACAGCGGGTACTGAAACAGAAAAGGCTATAACAGACCAATATCATGCTAATGTTTTGAAGTTGTTAGCAGAAACAAAAAATCCTCACCTTTTTGCTACTATGATTCTCGAAAATATCCCAATGGATTTAACCTGCGCTCTAACTTCCGGACCGGTCATTGAAGCAGTATTGAAAGAACGTGGTATTGTCAAACCTGGTCTATCTATTGTTTTTAATACCGCAGAAGGAATAAAACAAGAAGTTCTAATAGGTCCTAAAAGCGCAAATAAACAAACTATTGTACTCGAGTTAATAAACAATCATTACCAAATTTCAGGTATAAATAACTCTTCTAACAGTAATTTAGAAAGCCCACAAAATGATTGTTTGTATCAAGCTTTGACTGAAGTTATACCTGAGCTCAGAGAATTAGGACCTAATAACTTTAGAACTGCAATGGCTAAACAGATTATAGAAAATCCTGAAATACGGTGCCACATTGAAAATGGCTGGCATAGGTATCCAATTCGTCTTAAACTCTATGGTGGtgccaaaaaaaataatagacaaAGGGTATCTCGTCGAGAAGACCCTGAATCAACTGAACAATCAGATCTCATCAAAGACCCGGCTGCTCATTTATATGACCGGTTTATTCGACTCTTTCGTTTTGCCGGAACGGCTCAGAGGATTTCTACAGACATAGCTATTCCTCGAGAGAATGTTGTCAGAGAAGGAGCAAGTGAGTATCAAGACAGGAACAGTAAACTCGGTCGTGAATACCACGCGGCTCATGTCATCAGAGCTACCATTGATACAAGTGTCGATCCACAGCGACACGCAGAAGCGTTTGTCGAACTCCGAAACATATTAGGTCACACACAAATCGTACCACGATTTGCCAACGAATATCACGGAATAGGTGGCGTTATAGACGACATCGAAGGGGATGCCTTACGAATGGCTAGCTTTTGCAACTTTGCCTCTGATTTACGAAGCAATACGGAAATATTAAACGGCGTTAAGAAAATGTTTGTTGATAATATAAAAGATTTTCTAAGGGACAGCGATAGGCTCACTGAAAGCAATCGTAGGGACATTGAGAGGAGTCTCGGGAGAATTTGGAAAACGTCACCACGTGAGATGTATAAGTCGGGACGTGACGGATTTACCGGTAAATATAGATATGCGTATATGTGA